The genomic segment TTTGGCGAATTAATTAGTGTTGAAAAACCAGTTCTAATCGATTTTTATACAGATTGGGATGAGGCAGAAAACAACGTAGAGACTCTTAGAGATGTTGCTGCTGCTTTGGGCGATAAAGCCAAAGTAATAAAAATAGATATTAGAAAGAACGAAATTCTTGCAGATGCTTTGCGTGTAAAAGGAAACCCAACATTTATGATTTATAAAAATGGCGAGATGAAATGGCGCAAAACAGGTTTCCAAGATGCAAAAACATTAATTGGCTTGGTTAAAGAATATTTTTAATTTTGCCTGTTTTCTTTAAGCAAATAATTTATGTGTGTTTTTTAATAGGTAAAAAGTTAAAAACAAACCCTAAACCAACTGTTATTAAAGCTCCTAAAAGAATATCTAAACAATCTCCAAAATTTGCAAAATAAAAAATAGACAAACTTGCAACTATTAGAAGTATGCCAATTAATCTATTTCTCTTTATTTATCTTATGTTTTGTTCTAAAAATATTGATTTCCTTATCTAATCATTCAACTTTAAAACCGCCATAAATGCTTCTTGTGGAATTTCTACATTACCTACTTGGCGCATTCTTTTCTTTCCTTTTTTCTGTTTTTCTAACAGTTTACGTTTACGAGAAATATCTCCTCCGTAACATTTTGCAGTAACATCTTTACGTAAGGCTTTTGTAGTTTCACGCGCAATAATTTTTGCGCCAATTGCTGCCTGAATAGGAATATCGAACTGTTGTCTTGGTATTAATTGCTTTAGTTTTTCTACAATTTTTTTACCAATTGTGTAGGCATTATCTGCATGTAATAACGCCGAAAGTGCATCTACAGGATCTCCATTTAATAAAATATCTACTCTAACTAATTTCGATTCTTTCATACCAATTGGGTGGTAATCGAAAGATGCATATCCTTTAGAAACGGTTTTTAAACGATCGTAAAAATCGAATACAATTTCTGCTAAAGGCATTTCGAAAATTAGTTCAACTCTTTGTGTTGTTAAATAGGTTTGGTTAATTATTTGTCCACGTTTTTCGATACACAAACTCATTACCTGCCCAACAAAGTCTGCCTTTGTAATAATACTTGCTTTGATAAAAGGTTCTTCTACCCTGTCTAATCTCGATGGATCTGGTAAATCTGTTGGATTGTTTAGGATGATAATTTCACCTGGATTTTTCTTTGTATAAGCATAGTAAGAAACGTTAGGAACTGTTGTAATAACAGTCATATTAAACTCACGTTCTAAACGTTCTTGAATAATTTCCATGTGTAACATTCCTAAAAATCCACAACGAAAACCAAAACCTAAGGCTGCAGAACTTTCTGGTTGAAACACCAAAGAAGCATCGTTTAATTGCAGTTTTTCCATAGAACTACGCAATTCTTCATAATCTTCTGTATCTACAGGGTAAATTCCTGCAAAAACCATTGGTTTTACATCTTCGAAACCTTCAATAATTTCTTGGGTTGGTTTTGCGAAATCTGTAATGGTATCTCCTACTTTTACTTCTTTTGCGGTTTTAATTCCTGTAATTAAATACCCAACATCACCTGTTTTTACAGCTTTTTTTACAACCTGATTCAGTTTTAAAGTACCAACTTCGTCTGCAAAATAATTTTTACCTGTGGCAACGAATTTTATTTCTTGTCCCTTTTTTATTTCACCATTAAAAACTCTAAAATAGGTTTCAATTCCTCTGTAAGAATTATATACAGAATCGAAAATTAATGCTTGTAAAGGTGCAGTTGGATCTCCTTTTGGAGCAGGAATTCTACTAATAATTGCTTGCAAAATATTATCGACTCCAAAACCTGTTTTTCCACTTGCGTGAATTACTTCTTCTGGGTCGCAACCTAATAAATCTACAATATCGTCTGTTACTTCTTCTGGGTTTGCAGAAGGTAAATCTACTTTATTTAAAACAGGAATAATTTCTAAATCGTTCTCTAAAGCCAGGTATAAATTAGAAATTGTTTGTGCTTGAATACTTTGTGCAGCATCTACAATTAACAAAGCGCCTTCACATGCAGCAATAGAACGAGAAACTTCGTAAGAGAAATCTACGTGACCTGGCGTGTCGATTAAATTTAAAATATATGGCTCTCCATTATGAATATAATCCATTTGAATTGCGTGCGATTTTATGGTAATTCCACGTTCGCGCTCCAAATCCATATTGTCTAATAATTGCTCTTTTTTTTCTCGAGAAGTTACAGAGCCTGTAAAATCTAATAATCTATCTGCCAATGTACTTTTTCCATGATCGATGTGTGCGATTATGCAAAAGTTTCTAATATTCTTCATACTTCGTTTTCTAACTGCGTTCAACTCGCAAAGATATGCTATTTACAAACCTTGTCAAATAAAAAAAAGGGAGGTGTATGAAAATAAGAATATCTGTTCGAGCTCAGTCGAGAACTTATGTATAAATATTGAAACATTTCGACTGCGCTAAAGGAGGCATTATAAGAATTTTCATAGCATTCGTAAAAATTACAAATCTCTTTCTAGCTCTGCAATTGCCACTTTAAACTCTTCTAAATTGATGGCTTCGTCTCCTGATTTATCGTAACCTTTTATCAATTCGCTAGCAACAACACCTCTTAAAAGTCCACTTATTTCTGCAGCTTTTAGTAACAT from the Polaribacter cellanae genome contains:
- a CDS encoding thioredoxin family protein yields the protein MTKFGELISVEKPVLIDFYTDWDEAENNVETLRDVAAALGDKAKVIKIDIRKNEILADALRVKGNPTFMIYKNGEMKWRKTGFQDAKTLIGLVKEYF
- the lepA gene encoding translation elongation factor 4, whose amino-acid sequence is MKNIRNFCIIAHIDHGKSTLADRLLDFTGSVTSREKKEQLLDNMDLERERGITIKSHAIQMDYIHNGEPYILNLIDTPGHVDFSYEVSRSIAACEGALLIVDAAQSIQAQTISNLYLALENDLEIIPVLNKVDLPSANPEEVTDDIVDLLGCDPEEVIHASGKTGFGVDNILQAIISRIPAPKGDPTAPLQALIFDSVYNSYRGIETYFRVFNGEIKKGQEIKFVATGKNYFADEVGTLKLNQVVKKAVKTGDVGYLITGIKTAKEVKVGDTITDFAKPTQEIIEGFEDVKPMVFAGIYPVDTEDYEELRSSMEKLQLNDASLVFQPESSAALGFGFRCGFLGMLHMEIIQERLEREFNMTVITTVPNVSYYAYTKKNPGEIIILNNPTDLPDPSRLDRVEEPFIKASIITKADFVGQVMSLCIEKRGQIINQTYLTTQRVELIFEMPLAEIVFDFYDRLKTVSKGYASFDYHPIGMKESKLVRVDILLNGDPVDALSALLHADNAYTIGKKIVEKLKQLIPRQQFDIPIQAAIGAKIIARETTKALRKDVTAKCYGGDISRKRKLLEKQKKGKKRMRQVGNVEIPQEAFMAVLKLND